The Lacrimispora xylanolytica genome has a segment encoding these proteins:
- a CDS encoding AAA family ATPase: protein MNDTSVRISKIEISGFKNTQYGQIELPSAIEKNFFSSSADILGIYGQNGSGKTAVIEAMALLQILLTGKSLPKETGHYISEDMNSLKISVTFMIQTPDKASLAEYSVILGKLPEGEIEISKETLTASLWTGEKFENRKNLIDYSSSSKGPVFTPKYRFDQLVRCNEENKINLNVAKRLAQKNMVSFLFGSEGRTIFLSAPHEISEEYAYIIRALYQYASYNLFVITSAHSGSISMNFMLPFAFRLQVGKKVEKGELPIRLDGPSIITKEQYRIVNQIIEDMNAVISAMIPGLSIAIHNFGEQLRENGSEGYKIELISKRDDIIIPLKYESEGIIKIISVLNVLMCIYNHPSMCLIIDELDAGIYEYLLGELLSVMEKGAKGQLIFTSHNLRALEMLHRKSIVFSTTNPCNRYIRLQNVKNSNNLRDLYLRSITLGGQREAVYAETDTVEIGRAFRRAGKGAFHDIQK from the coding sequence ATGAATGATACCTCCGTCCGAATTAGTAAAATAGAAATATCGGGATTTAAAAATACACAGTATGGGCAGATTGAGTTGCCCTCTGCCATTGAAAAGAACTTCTTCTCCTCATCAGCTGACATACTGGGAATCTATGGTCAGAACGGCTCCGGGAAAACCGCTGTAATCGAGGCCATGGCTCTCCTACAGATACTCCTTACGGGAAAATCTCTTCCCAAAGAAACCGGTCATTATATTTCAGAGGACATGAATTCTTTAAAAATCAGTGTAACCTTTATGATTCAGACTCCTGATAAGGCCTCTTTGGCTGAATATTCTGTCATTCTAGGAAAATTACCAGAAGGGGAGATTGAGATTTCAAAGGAAACATTGACCGCTTCCCTATGGACCGGGGAGAAATTTGAAAACAGGAAGAATTTAATTGACTACTCCTCTTCCTCTAAGGGTCCCGTTTTTACCCCAAAATACCGCTTTGACCAGTTGGTACGGTGCAATGAAGAAAACAAAATCAACTTAAACGTAGCCAAACGACTGGCTCAGAAAAATATGGTCTCTTTTCTCTTTGGAAGTGAGGGAAGAACTATATTTCTTTCTGCTCCTCATGAGATTTCAGAAGAATACGCCTACATCATCAGAGCGCTGTACCAGTATGCCAGCTATAACCTGTTTGTCATCACCAGCGCCCATTCCGGTTCCATCAGCATGAATTTCATGCTCCCCTTTGCATTCCGGCTTCAGGTAGGAAAAAAGGTGGAAAAGGGCGAGCTTCCCATACGCCTTGACGGCCCTTCCATCATCACCAAAGAACAATACCGAATTGTAAACCAGATCATAGAGGATATGAATGCCGTCATTTCAGCAATGATTCCCGGACTCTCCATCGCCATTCACAACTTTGGGGAGCAGCTGCGGGAAAATGGCTCAGAGGGCTATAAGATTGAACTGATTTCAAAACGGGATGATATTATTATTCCTTTAAAATACGAGTCCGAAGGAATTATTAAGATTATATCGGTGTTAAATGTCCTGATGTGCATCTATAACCACCCTTCCATGTGCCTGATTATCGATGAACTGGATGCCGGTATTTATGAATACCTTCTTGGAGAGCTGCTTTCCGTCATGGAAAAGGGAGCCAAGGGGCAGCTGATCTTTACCTCCCACAACCTGCGTGCTCTGGAAATGCTCCATAGAAAAAGCATTGTATTTTCCACCACCAACCCTTGTAACCGCTACATCCGTCTCCAGAACGTGAAAAACAGCAATAATCTGAGAGATCTTTATTTGAGAAGCATCACCTTAGGCGGACAGCGGGAAGCCGTTTACGCAGAAACAGATACCGTGGAGATTGGGCGGGCCTTTCGAAGAGCCGGAAAGGGGGCTTTCCATGATATCCAAAAGTAA